From Rhododendron vialii isolate Sample 1 chromosome 7a, ASM3025357v1:
TATAGGCAACATAGAATTACAAGGGATGCATGAACACATGCAAATACAGCAAGCAAAACAGAATTTGATATATCAGCAGAGAAGCAAAATTTGCAAGAAAACCCCCAGAAGCTAACTTACAACATGCTATCAGTCCTGGCTGGCAGCCGTCGGAAGAAATTCAGCGGGGCCGATGGCAACTTATGTCGAAACCTGGGATGCCTCATCAAATAGAATCCAGTAGCGCCAGCTAGTACCTGGAAAGGTGTAGCGTACAACACAGTGGCAGCCACGAGGCAGAATATCACGAAAATAGTGGTAGCACGTGGATCCCGCCAGCTCAGCAGCGCCTGGAGCCGCTCACCTTGGGTTGCCACATCACCCACCACAGTCTGAATCCTTCCCGCTACACTCCTTAACCGATCATACCTCATACGAATCATATCTGCACCTCGCGACGTGGGAAATGTGTCGAATTCCTCGTCTAGCTCGTCAGGGTGCACAGCATCCGCATAGGAGATTCTTGTGTTCATGTGGGGAGGATATTTTGCCCGGGACCGATAGTTCCACAGCCCTATCAGGAACATGTACAGAAACACCGTGGGCAAAATGAGTTCCGGAAAACAAACTAGCATCAGAAAGAGGACATGTACTAGCACTGTTGTGATGGGGTTTTTCCACATGCAAACTTCTCCAAACCATTTGGCTACAGCTAATAACCCGTTGAAAACCGACATTAGCCTGTAAAAGTTTGCCTTGCTTCGCCTCATGCTCCAGAGGTGTGAATGAGCATCAGTCATGTACTCAACAACTTCCTTCCTAATAGGGGGTTCAGCTCGGCTCAGCCGAACCGCGACTATATTGACAGCTTGGTGGCGTAAAATTTCCAGTTGTTGCATAGTCAGTGGCCTCACGTAGTGCATCTTTGGCAACAAGGGTCGCGAATATATATACATCATGTTCATCACTGATGTGCACGAAAACCGAATTGCCAAATGTAACTCCCCCATGTTCTTTACACCAGAAGGGTGAAGGACCAGCAATGGGTACGAATGTGTGTACACACGGCCAGTTTCAAGTGTAGAGATCCGAATACGAACCTTCCCAACTTTCATGTCTCTGTGTCCATTTACACCCATTTCAGTGATGTGATTGCTATCGAAAACACCGACGGTGAGAACTGTGGCTGTGTCATAAACCTCCCAAGTGTATTGCTCATTATATTTCGGGTTCAAGCTGTCAATGATAGTTCTGGTTCGAACCCATTTGAGACCATACTTCGCTACGCAATAGGTATCCGAGGTACCCTTTCCATCTCTTGTTTTCATAGGGTGGAGTGCATCAGCTTTTAAAATGCCGAGTTCCAATATACCAATTGATGGCTTCCAAAGCTGCTTCGCTGTGGGACGGAGATCACTGCTGTACTGGGTGGACTCATCAAGGACATGGTAACCCCCATCAAGACACACACGGAGATGAAGCCTAGTAGAGAActtattattttctttctttgacGGTTCAACATAATCCTCTGAACTAAACATATGCTTATGGAGGTTGTACCACCGGGAATGAACAAGCCGATTATCAGCACGCCTCTCGACTGAGTTCAACGGTATACTAACCGACCCAAGGCTCTCATCTTTGTTGGGTCCCATCCGGTCTTCAACTGTAAGAACTAAATGATCGTCAAAAGGCTCAGCAGCAACAAACATGAGATCCTCATTCCAGAGAGCACTTCTTGTCCGAGATTGAACCGGTTTTGTCTTCAAAGCCTGGTTACCTATCACTGCCTTGACATATACATCTGGGAAACGAGTCCTGTCAGCTAAAATCAAGTCTTGTACCTCAATTACATTAACGCGCACATACCACAGCCTTGGGGAATGGTAGACTTTTGAACGGATATGTGTGGACCCCACTAAGCTGTCAATGGGAGAGGCTGTATCCGAATGCCAAGCATCAGGGTAAGCCTCATCAGCTTGTGTGCCAATCCAGACAGCAAGCATTAGTTCCCCATGCCTTCTCTCCCCTTTATTGTCTTCAAGCTTATACCATTCTGGAGCCAATGGACTATCCGGAGGGACTCGAGTTGGGATCTCATTAACATCAAATCGGACAAACCCAACAAAGTCATCTTTTATCAGATCCTTATCCTTGACCACGACTTCCAACACTGACGTCTGCATTCTCTCTTTGGAAAAGGCAAATACAGCGTTCCACTCTGGGTTCTTGGTTTTCTGAAAATGCTTTGTGACTCCTTTGTAGTTCCCAACTCTGACTTCAACATAGGGATCAAGGCTCCCAGTAGCATCCATAGTAGGGAGTTCGCGAGCTTTGACAACTCGCACAAAGAGGAAATGCATTTGTTCAACAAGATCATATGTGCTGGCAGGTTTGTCAGCACGCATAACTCGTCCTCCCACAACACGGCCCCCACCGAGGAAAGGGCTCGTCTCTTTAACTGCATATTCAGGTGGTTGGGATGATGTGCCAGAGTACATGCGCATAGGAGCTTGTGGTCTAGCTCTCATCTCATCAACCCCATAATTAACTGGTTCCCGCATCACCGAATCAGATGACTGaagctgttgttgttgttgttgttgttgtggaaGGCCTGTTTTTGGAAGATGACGAAACGTGTGTCTAgactcttcttttttgttagaAAATGGGTTTGAGAAGAAATTCGGAAGTGTCTGAGCTTGGGTGGAGTAGGAATCAGAAGATTCCATCATAGGAAGTGGATTTGAGGATCTGATGGAAGGATCATCGGTGATAAAAACTTTCAAGCCAAGCTCACCTCTGACACGTGAAAAAATGCCTCGTTTTTCTAAAGGGTAATGCAAAACAACAGCATCAGAGTAGGGTACAAAAGATGTACCAGTGATCGTAACCTTACCAAGGGATGATTTGGATCGGGTTTCTTTTAGATTGTTGTAGACATGGGCATCAAGAGTGAGGTTCGACAAGTTGTTTGGATCAGAGATATTGAAATAGAAAGTTTCGTTCCAAACGGGGTCAAGATCTTTTTCTTTGACAGTGGTACGGAATTTCTGACCATCAAAGTGAAGCTCCACAAAGGAACTAGATGAGCCCTGGCCGTCTTTGGGCATAAGGTTGTGGGCACTAACAACCTCCACCCCCAACTTCAGATTGCTCATGGTGGTTtaacaaaaaagacaaatatgTATGGCGTTCTGGAAGGAGTAACAAGAAGCGAGTACTACCTGAAAATGAGGGAATGAATAACAAGTCCATTATAATAGAACAATAGGGaagtcaagaaaataaaaacctttcaaggcttaaaaaaaaagttaaagatAGAGAGTCTAAAAggacaaccaaacaaagtatgaGATCAAAATCAACAAAGACAGATATAACACGTCAACATCTTAACATGAGAAGCAAGAGACAGTACTAAAGCAAAGTTACAGAATTGATCTAGGCATTTAGCAGTTGGCAGCCAGATAGGTAGACCAATATGTCCACAAAAGTGAAAATGCCTCCATAAAGTAAACTCATGTGAACATCTTCGACAATTAAATCCTATTTCAGTTGAAGACTCGTATTCAAACAAACTATCTTCGTCATCATCTTAAACACATAGATCTGATCTGAAATTAGAAGCTTATTCTGAGGAGGAGATAGAAATCATTGCATGCAGAAGATTATAGTCACAAAGTGACGTCGTATCTGCTTCTACATGGAGCAATTACTATGTATCAGCCAGCGATCCAAGAACTCACTGCCTTGTCTTTCAAACAGTACGATCTTTATACCACTAAACCATCCAGGAACATATAAGATAGTGTACTTTGAATTGAATATCTTTTATATCCTGCAAATACGTTGATAAATAATAGAAAGCTTATGTATCAGCAACTTACAAACTTTAAGAATCACTAGCAAGGACATCTGTCGAGAAACAAAATTATCTCCCTACTTCAGTACAGTTGCTACACTCCTCAATAAGCATGCCCTTCATAAATATTTTACAACTGCGAAAGGGCTCACTTAAAAGGCTTACTGCAAACTGTGATGTATCAAGCTTTACTTCAATTCCTAATATTCCCAACATTACGAACTGAGATGCACTTAAGGCAATATCCACAAAAGATGGTTTTTAAACTACTCTTACTAGTTATTACAAACAATGACAGCCAGCCAAAAGGTAGAAGGATGAAAGTAGATGGTTCTCAATAACCAACGTCAATTCTCAGATAAACAATGTGAGACGGTACCATGTGGCtcaaaccacacacacacacacacaaatcatCTAGGAACATCCAATATTTGGAGAAAAACCACTTACCATGCATTAACTTATCAAAGAAGAATCTTCATAAGAATCCAAAAATTGTTAGTAAAAGGCTTCACTTTCCAAGGTGTTGAAACTCGCAAAAGTTGCATgtagtaaaaattatttttctcggAAGTAAAACccaaataggaaaaaaaaaaaacacatcaaggCAAGGAGAATCAACTAACAAGTAAACTGCCCCTACTGTATTCCTAAAGCCAATTTCGATAAGGCTCATTTTCAGCTAAGAACCTAACACAATAACACGCACTGGAAACTGTCAAACAAACGAAGTCGCTATTAAgagtaaaaagtaaaatacaCAGCAGAAGCAGATGCTCCTATGATAATAAGCCAATTTCATAAACCTTGCCTTCTTCGATTATTTAGAAAAATACTAACAAATAGCAGATGCTCCGCTATTGAGCGCCAGACCAATAGaatttcagagagagaaagagagatccTTGTCAGCAGATTCACTGATAATCTCACgacaaaccccccccccccccccccccccccccaaaaaaaaaaaaaaaaaaaaaaaaagatcttaaagaaacaaaaacccaaatcgAAAGGAACAACAGCATATACCATGAACTTCCATAAAATCCAGTGCAAAGGCAAAGATAAAGAATCAATCGCACTTTTAACTAAACATTCTTCTATATCTCAGGCAAAGCAAGAACCCTTTTTAAAATGGAGTAGAAAGATAGAAGCAAAGAAGTAAATAATTAAAATGGAGCAAGGACAAGAAAACGATGATAGGTTTGACGCACGTGCGGATTACCTcccagaagaagaaaaaaatcgaaaaatactaattactttttttttccggtaaactaaaaaaaaatactaattacTTCTTTCTTACTTTTCTCAAGAGAATCCCTCAAAAAGGAAACAGCTTTAGCATAGGATTTTCCCAAATTTATTTATCCAGAAGACCTAAAAAAAAGATCACTAATTACTTGCTCCTTACTCTCGTCGAAAGAATAACTCAAAAAGGGAACAGTTTTAACATGGGATtactccaaatttattttttcacaaaacccaATTGAATATATTTCTCGAATATTCAAAATATCAAGAACCGAGTACCTGATAATCAATTAATCGTCAAATACAACGAATTAGCCTCCAAAACAGTCTCAAAACAGAGCAAGATACCATAGACAAACGGAtgaaacaagaaaccaaaaactTACCTTTTTATCGGATGCTAAGTACGGACGGCTTTGAGTTGAGGAgctgaataaattgttgatgaTGAGCTTATCAATAGATGTTcttatgaagaaaaagaagtgaaTAATACGCACGTATGGGTACAAAGGGAAGAAGACAACTTTAGTAGTAAACGATACTTGAACCCTAGATATGAATGGTGCTGGTTCTGCGATGGTgctgagaagagagagagagagagagagagagagacgtggaaAGTGAGTGAAACGTTTTGTATTGAAAGGACGAAGAGAGGAAGAACGTATAACGACTGGTCCAAGTCTGCTCTGCTCGCTCTCTGTTTCTTCTTGtactttttccttcttgttttcatttttaaattaatttttgcaccctatttttttttattaccgaAGAAACTAAGTCAGCTTATGTGTACCTCAATTAATTATCGGATTCAATCCCACTAGCCATCGATTAAAAGTCTGATTAACATCGGAGCAAGACCTGTATGATCTTGCCCAACACCGAGAGATTTCGAAACAAAGACCAAAAGAGGGAGCAAATTAACTCGAAAATTTGTCTATTCTATATATACTTGGAAATTTGTATTGTGCGCTTCTAATTAATActatgcaaaagaaaaaaattcgaatataTCACCTTTTAAGGTTTGTTAaggatcttatttttttaagtacatattttctattttacgagacaagtcattctttcataatatattatttttaattcaaaaaataagtact
This genomic window contains:
- the LOC131333243 gene encoding FT-interacting protein 3-like, translated to MSNLKLGVEVVSAHNLMPKDGQGSSSSFVELHFDGQKFRTTVKEKDLDPVWNETFYFNISDPNNLSNLTLDAHVYNNLKETRSKSSLGKVTITGTSFVPYSDAVVLHYPLEKRGIFSRVRGELGLKVFITDDPSIRSSNPLPMMESSDSYSTQAQTLPNFFSNPFSNKKEESRHTFRHLPKTGLPQQQQQQQQLQSSDSVMREPVNYGVDEMRARPQAPMRMYSGTSSQPPEYAVKETSPFLGGGRVVGGRVMRADKPASTYDLVEQMHFLFVRVVKARELPTMDATGSLDPYVEVRVGNYKGVTKHFQKTKNPEWNAVFAFSKERMQTSVLEVVVKDKDLIKDDFVGFVRFDVNEIPTRVPPDSPLAPEWYKLEDNKGERRHGELMLAVWIGTQADEAYPDAWHSDTASPIDSLVGSTHIRSKVYHSPRLWYVRVNVIEVQDLILADRTRFPDVYVKAVIGNQALKTKPVQSRTRSALWNEDLMFVAAEPFDDHLVLTVEDRMGPNKDESLGSVSIPLNSVERRADNRLVHSRWYNLHKHMFSSEDYVEPSKKENNKFSTRLHLRVCLDGGYHVLDESTQYSSDLRPTAKQLWKPSIGILELGILKADALHPMKTRDGKGTSDTYCVAKYGLKWVRTRTIIDSLNPKYNEQYTWEVYDTATVLTVGVFDSNHITEMGVNGHRDMKVGKVRIRISTLETGRVYTHSYPLLVLHPSGVKNMGELHLAIRFSCTSVMNMMYIYSRPLLPKMHYVRPLTMQQLEILRHQAVNIVAVRLSRAEPPIRKEVVEYMTDAHSHLWSMRRSKANFYRLMSVFNGLLAVAKWFGEVCMWKNPITTVLVHVLFLMLVCFPELILPTVFLYMFLIGLWNYRSRAKYPPHMNTRISYADAVHPDELDEEFDTFPTSRGADMIRMRYDRLRSVAGRIQTVVGDVATQGERLQALLSWRDPRATTIFVIFCLVAATVLYATPFQVLAGATGFYLMRHPRFRHKLPSAPLNFFRRLPARTDSML